A single genomic interval of Dysidea avara chromosome 8, odDysAvar1.4, whole genome shotgun sequence harbors:
- the LOC136264122 gene encoding uncharacterized protein isoform X1, giving the protein MEFILLSFLYYVKPTNFTIGTAMEACTEGDIRLVGRVHTNDHEGHVEVCHNSVWGTVCDNSWDSNDGRVACRQLGLGFVDVVSFGQGTGQIWLDNLSCLGSETRLVDCHHNGFGVHNCGHYAGVICEVTSPTNDDSSSSNGTSTSAIISAIIGVLVIIAVFCMMCLAYSYLKYYQLRQRNFIAQQRHPRILITRLTHTSTVPSGTSPPPPYTPPTQPTSEYTPVPPRGYQPVATDEYTTTPAVPSSDDIPSEPPPKYTSSVC; this is encoded by the exons atggagtttatattgttatcatttttgtactacgttaagccaactaacttcactattgggacagcaa tggaagCCTGCACAGAGGGTGATATTCGCCTTGTTGGTCGTGTACATACTAATGATCATGAAGGTCATGTGGAAGTGTGTCATAATAGTGTATGGGGAACTGTGTGTGATAATAGCTGGGATAGTAATGATGGAAGAGTTGCTTGTCGTCAACTGGGATTGGGATTTGTTGATGTTGTCAGTTTTGGACAAGGAACAGGACAGATCTGGTTGGATAATTTATCTTGCTTAGGATCAGAGACTAGACTAGTTGATTGTCACCATAATGGATTTGGTGTACACAACTGTGGACATTATGCCGGTGTGATTTGTGAAG TTACTAGTCCTACTAATGATGATTCTAGCAGTAGTAATGGCACATCTACTAGTGCCATTATCAGTGCTATAATTGGAGTACTGGTGATTATTGCTGTCTTCTGCATGATGTGTCTCGCCTATAGCTATTTGAAATACTATCAACTACGACAACGGAACTTTATTGCTCAACAACGACATCCAAGAATATTAATAACCAGACTGACTCATACTTCTACAGTCCCATCAGGTACCTCACCACCTCCTCCTTACACTCCTCCAACCCAACCCACTAGTGAATATACTCCAGTTCCACCAAGAGGTTATCAGCCAGTTGCTACTGATGAATACACTACTACACCTGCTGTTCCATCTAGTGATGATATACCATCAGAACCACCACCCAAATATACTTCTAGTGTCTGTTAA
- the LOC136264122 gene encoding uncharacterized protein isoform X2 — translation MKKPLVNIFVFTSAVILAVEACTEGDIRLVGRVHTNDHEGHVEVCHNSVWGTVCDNSWDSNDGRVACRQLGLGFVDVVSFGQGTGQIWLDNLSCLGSETRLVDCHHNGFGVHNCGHYAGVICEVTSPTNDDSSSSNGTSTSAIISAIIGVLVIIAVFCMMCLAYSYLKYYQLRQRNFIAQQRHPRILITRLTHTSTVPSGTSPPPPYTPPTQPTSEYTPVPPRGYQPVATDEYTTTPAVPSSDDIPSEPPPKYTSSVC, via the exons ATGAAAAAACCCTTGGTGAACATTTTTGTCTTCACTTCTGCAGTGATTTTAGCAG tggaagCCTGCACAGAGGGTGATATTCGCCTTGTTGGTCGTGTACATACTAATGATCATGAAGGTCATGTGGAAGTGTGTCATAATAGTGTATGGGGAACTGTGTGTGATAATAGCTGGGATAGTAATGATGGAAGAGTTGCTTGTCGTCAACTGGGATTGGGATTTGTTGATGTTGTCAGTTTTGGACAAGGAACAGGACAGATCTGGTTGGATAATTTATCTTGCTTAGGATCAGAGACTAGACTAGTTGATTGTCACCATAATGGATTTGGTGTACACAACTGTGGACATTATGCCGGTGTGATTTGTGAAG TTACTAGTCCTACTAATGATGATTCTAGCAGTAGTAATGGCACATCTACTAGTGCCATTATCAGTGCTATAATTGGAGTACTGGTGATTATTGCTGTCTTCTGCATGATGTGTCTCGCCTATAGCTATTTGAAATACTATCAACTACGACAACGGAACTTTATTGCTCAACAACGACATCCAAGAATATTAATAACCAGACTGACTCATACTTCTACAGTCCCATCAGGTACCTCACCACCTCCTCCTTACACTCCTCCAACCCAACCCACTAGTGAATATACTCCAGTTCCACCAAGAGGTTATCAGCCAGTTGCTACTGATGAATACACTACTACACCTGCTGTTCCATCTAGTGATGATATACCATCAGAACCACCACCCAAATATACTTCTAGTGTCTGTTAA
- the LOC136264018 gene encoding scavenger receptor cysteine-rich type 1 protein M130-like, with the protein MNLLAFQWITVLVIPSVVLAGYGDLRIRGRTNTGILEIQIGDGYWGTVCSNGFDHNAATVACRQLGYRNLAYEVTTDNTQLPIAICYTQCNGDENSLGGCILRYHCSLPNYDHLTCTHYNVTKITCITSHADDDSSTSNGVSASAIIGAIIGVLVIIAISCIMCLAYLKYYQFRQRNFIAQQQRPRILIARVTHTTTGPPPPPPYTPTQPTSEYTPVPPRAYQPVATDEYTTTPAAPSSDDIPSEPPPEYTPSVSVNVSSPPVSWNSNQ; encoded by the exons ATGAATCTACTAGCCTTTCAGTGGATAACTGTGTTGGTCATTCCTTCTGTCGTTTTAGCAG GTTATGGTGACTTGCGAATAAGGGGTAGGACTAATACTGGAATACTGGAGATTCAGATTGGTGATGGCTACTGGGGTACAGTGTGCAGTAATGGATTTGATCATAATGCGGCCACGGTGGCATGTAGACAGTTGGGATATAGGAACCTAGCATATG AGGTGACAACAGATAATACACAACTTCCTATTGCCATTTGCTATACTCAGTGTAATGGAGATGAGAACAGTTTGGGTGGCTGCATTTTACGCTATCATTGTTCCTTGCCCAACTATGATCATCTCACTTGTACTCATTATAATGTTACTAAGATCACTTGTA TTACTAGTCATGCTGATGATGATTCTAGCACTAGTAATGGCGTATCTGCTAGTGCCATTATTGGTGCTATAATTGGAGTACTGGTGATCATTGCTATCTCCTGCATCATGTGTCTTGCCTATTTGAAATACTACCAATTCCGACAACGGAACTTTATTGCTCAACAACAACGTCCAAGAATATTAATAGCCAGAGTGACTCATACTACTACAGGTCCCCCACCACCTCCTCCCTACACTCCAACTCAACCCACTAGTGAATATACTCCAGTTCCACCAAGAGCTTATCAACCAGTTGCTACTGATGAATACACTACTACACCTGCTGCTCCATCTAGTGATGATATACCATCAGAACCACCACCTGAATATACTCCTAGTGTGTCTGTTAATGTGTCATCACCACCTGTTAGCTGGAATTCCAATCAGTAA